In Fusarium oxysporum f. sp. lycopersici 4287 chromosome 13, whole genome shotgun sequence, the DNA window CAATGTTCTCCGACACCCAGAAGAGATTCTAGCGCTTGGTTTTCGCGCCTACATAGATGCAAGAAGACGTTGGTCAAATTCTTATCCTTTATCGGCCCAGGCTTCATAATCGCTGTCGCTTACAGTAGGTCTTGTTTATTATGTACCCCCCATCTTCATTGTATGGTCATGGCTTACAAAGGTTCTGCTAGTTGATCCTGGAAACTACTCAACAGACATCGCCGCTGGTGCATCTTACCGCTTCAAGTTGCTTTTCATTGTCCTGTTATCTAATCTCTTTGCAATCTTTCTCCAAAGTCTCGCTATCAAGCTCGGTACCGTCAGTGGGCTCAACCTAGCTGAGGCTTGTCGAGCATTTCTACCGAGATGGCTTAACATCATACTGTACATCTTTGCGGAAATCGCCATCATCGCGACCGATATCGCCGAGGTATGCCACCTTTGGAATACTCCTCTGGTCATGTTTGCTAAAACCAGGATCCCAGGTAATCGGCTTTGCAATCGCACTTAACCTTCTCTTCCCAAAAGTCCCTCTAGTCGCAGGATGCGCCATTTCCATCGCAGATGTCATGGTCATTCTACTCTTCTACAACCCTGATAAGTCTATGCGAGGTCTCAGAATATTCGAGTACTTTATTCTGTGCCTGGTTATGGGAGTGGTCATATGCTTCTGTATTCAGTTGTCGTTGATACAGAACACTTCAGTCGGGGAGGTGTTCAAAGGCTATTTGCCATCAAAAAGCATCGTTGAGCAACAAGGGTAAGTTTCTCCCAGCAGAGGTTGTGCAACAGAGGTATTCTGACCAGCTTAGGTTGTATCAGGCATGCGGTATTCTGGGCGCGACAGTCATGCCGCACAGCCTGTACCTAGGCTCAGGCATTGTTCAACCTCGACTACGCGAATACGATGTCAAGCGAGGACTCGTCCCTCCCCGCCCACCCCCAAGCAGTACATCCGGCAATCAGGTC includes these proteins:
- a CDS encoding manganese transporter; translation: MSSANQDEQSVEDRQTQVNGLVILPTEPQCSPTPRRDSSAWFSRLHRCKKTLVKFLSFIGPGFIIAVAYIDPGNYSTDIAAGASYRFKLLFIVLLSNLFAIFLQSLAIKLGTVSGLNLAEACRAFLPRWLNIILYIFAEIAIIATDIAEVIGFAIALNLLFPKVPLVAGCAISIADVMVILLFYNPDKSMRGLRIFEYFILCLVMGVVICFCIQLSLIQNTSVGEVFKGYLPSKSIVEQQGLYQACGILGATVMPHSLYLGSGIVQPRLREYDVKRGLVPPRPPPSSTSGNQVFEKTYYIPSLEAIQSSLKTSIAELAIALFTFALFVNSAILIVAGASLYKNPDAVDADIFSIHDLLASSISPAAGILFALALLLSGITAGIVCTIAGQMVSEGALNVKMRPWLRRLMTRSISITPSIIIAGAVGRSGLNAALNGSQVALSIVLPFVTAPLIYFTSRNKFMTVRSGPARLQVEGQPTLVTGQRNEGDDVKMRNAWYTTAIAVVIWLIIAIMNVANLVLLGEGQ